In a single window of the Candidatus Zixiibacteriota bacterium genome:
- a CDS encoding polymer-forming cytoskeletal protein, protein MIKETKKMSGLSTPIGLVLLCACLGVIWASNAHALETRGGDEVYVSEKINDDLLLGGTDVKFDGEIHGDVIAAGMDIVVDGTVDGNINAAGYTVKAGGLVYRSVRLAGYKVTADGRIGNNLMLMGGIARVGSTCEVQNDVFISSGKAFVHGTVLGNLQIDADEVVISGTVDRDVDISAGKVTIDRSAVILGNLTYSSPEKATIADGAQIEGDTKYKKKTAGDTEDAFSSFFETAILFIGAYIVGLFLIGFCRRPCCSTRDIILSDLPRSFGFGLVLFIVVPIALVLALVTVIGIPVGVVALLLYVILFYVSKLFVALAIGDKLLSTLSSSPGPKSQALALLIGLVILTILFNLPYIGWMLYLLTVMVGLGSILMAFNRCRKAKPEPEKIYITDPPNAPGATGL, encoded by the coding sequence GTGATAAAAGAAACCAAGAAAATGTCCGGGCTCTCAACCCCAATCGGCCTCGTGCTCTTGTGTGCGTGTCTCGGCGTCATCTGGGCAAGTAATGCACACGCGCTGGAGACTCGCGGCGGCGACGAGGTCTATGTTTCAGAAAAAATCAATGATGACCTGCTTCTGGGTGGCACCGACGTCAAGTTCGACGGTGAAATTCATGGCGATGTGATTGCCGCAGGCATGGACATCGTCGTCGACGGAACCGTGGACGGCAATATTAACGCCGCGGGTTACACCGTGAAAGCGGGTGGGCTCGTTTACCGGTCGGTAAGGCTGGCAGGCTACAAGGTCACTGCGGATGGACGCATCGGGAACAACTTGATGCTTATGGGAGGAATTGCCAGAGTCGGCTCCACATGCGAAGTGCAGAATGACGTTTTCATTTCTTCCGGCAAGGCTTTCGTACACGGAACGGTTCTTGGGAATCTCCAGATTGATGCTGACGAGGTTGTGATTTCGGGGACAGTCGATCGCGACGTCGATATATCCGCGGGCAAAGTCACTATCGACAGATCGGCAGTGATTCTGGGCAACCTGACTTATTCATCTCCGGAGAAAGCGACCATAGCCGATGGCGCACAGATTGAGGGGGATACCAAGTACAAGAAGAAGACAGCCGGAGACACTGAAGACGCATTCAGCTCCTTCTTCGAAACTGCGATCCTCTTCATCGGCGCGTACATTGTGGGGCTGTTCCTGATCGGCTTCTGCAGAAGGCCGTGCTGTTCCACTCGCGATATTATACTGTCCGATCTGCCCAGATCTTTCGGATTCGGCCTCGTGCTGTTCATCGTTGTGCCGATCGCACTCGTACTGGCACTGGTCACAGTAATTGGAATCCCGGTAGGCGTAGTGGCTCTGCTTCTCTATGTCATCCTCTTCTATGTCTCTAAACTGTTCGTGGCACTGGCTATCGGTGATAAGTTATTGAGCACCCTTTCATCATCCCCCGGCCCGAAGTCGCAGGCTCTGGCACTTCTTATCGGATTGGTCATTCTGACCATACTGTTCAACCTCCCCTACATAGGCTGGATGCTTTACCTGCTGACCGTGATGGTGGGACTCGGCTCGATACTGATGGCGTTCAATCGCTGCAGAAAGGCAAAACCGGAGCCGGAGAAGATATACATAACCGATCCTCCGAATGCGCCGGGAGCAACAGGGCTATAA
- a CDS encoding PDZ domain-containing protein, with protein sequence MRKYLTILLLFIIAAASVPEVVAGPYDWSLSYTFKVANPLRKIIEIEAEYTFPSTADEVTFQLDDFDSHYTRGYREHIRVFNLTDSKGDKVEVASDSPGAYRASGLKGTYKAHYNVVMDHYLSQSELGIEDTPLLWGPVAVFPGASVIVYPKDLGGSRIGSIDVRFVGNDEEVFVVPYEKVGRNHYRVESLALLKSEFWSIGLFDEYVYEKNGDSLIYCIVKEGISYDPDSLKSRIDLILDFYTQMFGSLPVHRLSMSVIFTPTSAKTRGMNSFGAVGFQSFNCLLDEKVADKDLDSQMGLISYNLMSFWTPGRFRPDNSSQLDWFTTGVMNYSQLKTMLRLGFIDDNEFMDRLSRTYSAYRDQLDRRGLSLNALLKLANSNDRTVYEFMICAMLDLSLIAETGGEASLDDVLVSLYHTFRGTAGYSEADLHGLFRELGLTEVDSLMGRHFREAYPIELKELLRAFGYTSTLASAGQVDIGLRLTGPDNLSVDWVDPKGAAKKAGIQPGDILSQVRGFKIDKASDLPKLISNLDAGSKIEVTYIRNGKERDTEITLARRMIQRISPIQPLSSSAKSLWEKYKSI encoded by the coding sequence ATGCGTAAATATTTGACAATTCTGCTTCTGTTTATCATTGCTGCTGCTTCGGTTCCGGAAGTCGTGGCAGGTCCTTACGACTGGTCTCTGAGCTATACCTTCAAAGTGGCAAACCCATTGAGAAAGATCATCGAGATTGAGGCTGAGTACACTTTTCCGTCTACTGCGGACGAAGTGACATTTCAGTTGGACGATTTCGACAGCCACTATACACGCGGCTACAGAGAGCACATCAGAGTATTCAATCTGACAGACAGCAAAGGCGACAAGGTCGAAGTCGCGTCCGATTCTCCGGGAGCCTACCGAGCATCCGGCCTGAAAGGAACCTACAAGGCACATTACAATGTTGTGATGGATCATTACTTGTCGCAAAGTGAATTGGGCATTGAGGACACTCCTCTGCTGTGGGGGCCGGTCGCGGTTTTCCCCGGAGCATCTGTAATCGTCTATCCGAAAGATCTCGGGGGGAGCCGAATCGGGAGCATTGACGTGCGATTTGTCGGCAACGACGAGGAAGTTTTTGTAGTGCCATACGAGAAAGTTGGGAGAAATCACTACAGAGTTGAGAGCCTTGCGCTTCTGAAGAGTGAATTCTGGTCGATTGGACTCTTTGATGAGTACGTGTATGAAAAGAATGGTGATTCTCTCATCTACTGCATTGTGAAGGAGGGCATCAGTTATGATCCTGATTCGCTGAAGTCCAGGATTGACCTCATTCTCGATTTCTACACTCAGATGTTCGGTTCTCTACCGGTTCATAGGCTCAGCATGTCCGTAATCTTCACTCCAACTTCAGCCAAAACGCGGGGCATGAACAGCTTTGGTGCGGTCGGGTTTCAGAGCTTCAATTGTCTTCTGGATGAAAAAGTTGCCGACAAGGACCTCGATTCGCAGATGGGATTGATATCATACAACTTAATGTCATTTTGGACGCCGGGACGCTTCCGTCCCGACAACAGCTCGCAGCTCGACTGGTTCACCACGGGCGTTATGAACTACTCGCAGCTGAAGACCATGTTGCGGCTTGGGTTTATCGATGACAATGAATTCATGGATAGGTTGAGCAGGACCTACTCAGCGTACCGAGATCAACTCGATAGGCGCGGTCTGTCACTAAATGCACTCCTTAAACTCGCGAATTCCAACGACAGGACTGTCTACGAGTTTATGATTTGCGCAATGCTCGATCTTTCTCTCATCGCCGAGACGGGAGGAGAAGCATCACTGGATGATGTGCTGGTCAGTCTTTATCATACTTTCAGAGGGACAGCGGGCTACAGCGAGGCCGACCTTCACGGTCTATTTAGAGAGTTGGGTCTGACTGAAGTGGACAGCCTAATGGGGCGCCATTTCAGAGAAGCGTACCCCATAGAACTGAAAGAACTGCTGCGGGCCTTCGGGTATACTTCCACATTGGCGTCGGCTGGCCAGGTTGACATCGGTCTCAGGCTCACTGGTCCTGATAACTTGAGTGTGGACTGGGTGGATCCCAAAGGTGCTGCAAAGAAAGCCGGAATTCAGCCGGGAGACATTCTTTCACAGGTGCGCGGATTCAAGATAGACAAGGCTTCAGATCTTCCAAAACTGATTTCGAATCTTGACGCAGGCTCCAAGATAGAAGTTACCTATATCCGCAACGGCAAGGAGCGTGATACGGAAATCACACTTGCCAGGAGGATGATACAGCGCATCTCACCGATTCAGCCACTGTCATCTTCGGCGAAATCGCTATGGGAGAAATATAAGTCAATCTAA
- a CDS encoding carbon starvation protein A, whose product MNILLLLGITLTLFYLGVRFYSRYVSDQIGSDDARVPPSLERSDGVDYVPTRPYVVFAHHFSTIAGAGPIIGPTLAILFGFMPAWLWIVFGTILIGAVHDYTALFASMREGGRSMSQIAARTLGRDGFALFILFTILMIVLVTSAFLKLTAMSLTSMWPLADMSLAPDQTLLRTVMDGGVEKAVIGGIASTSVIIITLFAPIIGFLICKRQLRTIYTYLLAAAVCIGSIYLGFKHPVTLSPNTWMIIMSVYTFVAAGIPVWIVLQPRDFTNVQILYGGMAFLAVLVIVAGLGGAVVRFPSFNVSEGAQHLGLIWPMLFITVACGAISGFHCLVSSGTTSKQISSEGDARRIGYNGMVLEGVLATLVLLAIGAGLDSSDYMGIVWNADEKSNPILAFALSVGNLSHSVFPFISVALGSVFGILMIEGFVVTTLDSAVRLNRYLFEELWTLIWGEAIPTFMRRYWFNSGLSVILMFLLGYFNAFTLIWPIFGSANQLLAALSLIAVSVWLYWRGKKNWFTLLPAVFMIVTTLASLVFLLFDKYMPEGNVALIVTDLLLIALSLGVVVLSARMAYSLYSNKLSGIIKQS is encoded by the coding sequence ATGAATATTCTGCTGCTGCTTGGCATCACTCTGACTCTGTTTTATCTGGGCGTGAGATTTTACTCGCGCTATGTGTCAGACCAGATCGGCTCGGATGATGCCCGCGTACCGCCTTCACTGGAACGATCCGATGGCGTCGATTATGTCCCGACACGTCCCTATGTAGTTTTCGCACATCATTTTTCGACAATTGCAGGCGCAGGTCCAATAATAGGCCCAACGCTTGCGATACTCTTTGGATTCATGCCTGCCTGGCTCTGGATAGTGTTCGGCACCATTTTGATCGGTGCGGTACATGACTACACCGCGCTGTTCGCTTCCATGCGTGAAGGCGGGAGATCGATGTCGCAGATCGCGGCCAGGACCCTCGGTCGGGACGGGTTTGCGCTCTTCATTTTATTCACGATTCTCATGATAGTCCTGGTTACGTCGGCATTTCTCAAACTGACTGCAATGTCTCTCACTTCTATGTGGCCTCTGGCGGACATGTCACTTGCCCCGGACCAAACGCTGCTGCGGACCGTGATGGATGGCGGCGTCGAAAAGGCCGTGATAGGTGGAATTGCGTCGACATCTGTAATTATCATCACTCTGTTTGCTCCGATCATTGGATTTCTGATCTGCAAACGTCAACTCAGAACCATCTATACATATTTGCTGGCTGCTGCAGTCTGTATCGGGTCTATTTATCTCGGGTTCAAACATCCGGTTACTTTGTCGCCGAACACCTGGATGATTATCATGTCTGTCTACACGTTTGTTGCTGCCGGGATTCCCGTATGGATAGTGCTGCAGCCTCGCGATTTCACGAATGTCCAGATATTGTATGGAGGGATGGCTTTCCTTGCAGTTCTTGTCATCGTCGCCGGACTCGGCGGAGCGGTGGTGCGCTTCCCATCATTCAATGTCTCAGAAGGGGCTCAGCATCTCGGCTTGATCTGGCCGATGCTGTTTATCACCGTTGCCTGCGGCGCAATCTCCGGCTTCCACTGTCTTGTATCATCAGGCACAACCAGCAAGCAGATCAGTTCCGAAGGCGACGCCCGCAGGATTGGGTATAACGGCATGGTGTTGGAAGGTGTTCTCGCAACACTGGTACTGCTCGCTATCGGCGCCGGGCTGGACTCGTCAGACTACATGGGAATTGTCTGGAATGCGGACGAAAAATCCAACCCGATTCTGGCATTTGCTTTGTCGGTCGGCAACCTCTCGCATTCCGTGTTCCCGTTCATCTCTGTCGCTCTCGGATCTGTTTTCGGAATCCTTATGATTGAGGGGTTTGTAGTCACCACTCTCGATTCGGCGGTGAGGCTGAACCGCTATCTCTTCGAGGAACTCTGGACGCTAATCTGGGGAGAGGCTATCCCCACGTTCATGAGAAGATACTGGTTCAACTCGGGTCTCTCTGTTATCCTGATGTTTCTACTCGGCTACTTCAATGCGTTTACTCTCATCTGGCCGATATTCGGCAGTGCCAACCAACTACTCGCAGCGCTGAGCCTGATTGCCGTGTCAGTTTGGCTGTATTGGCGCGGCAAGAAGAACTGGTTCACGTTGTTACCGGCTGTTTTTATGATTGTCACTACACTCGCCTCCCTGGTATTCCTGCTGTTCGATAAATATATGCCTGAAGGCAATGTGGCGCTAATAGTGACAGATCTCCTCCTAATCGCCCTCTCTCTGGGAGTCGTCGTGCTGTCAGCCCGAATGGCGTACTCGTTGTATTCCAACAAGTTAAGCGGAATCATAAAACAATCTTAG
- a CDS encoding SpoIID/LytB domain-containing protein, translating into MRIPIAFVLSSLLLISGCARFSYVEKRLGYKNLKRPYVRVRIIETSRLEIRCTGPYELYCTFPEGKTTDYFSNSGIVISSHGTHMSVKERTGLPLESRLKRVVALPADRKNHLLLNGKAFRGIADVIIENDSLAVINAIYMEDYLKGVLPPEIGRHGRDELEAIKAQAVASRTYALSRFRRDLSRPYDVVNEVADQVYTGMDIEDRWINTAIERTKGEVLLSGDDLITAYYHSTCGGATDNIEDVWEKQAQPYLKARQDNLYCSWSKFYRWSVQWSLGELEKSIAAYLKSKGRLKSGDMKLTNLEVIDRLKSGRIRILKVTTASEDFLLFKDQIRWALLRPGTTGAILPSTNFELAFERGNDGLITAVTADGYGNGHGVGMCQCGALGRSREGLGYREILLHYYSGVAVTAVY; encoded by the coding sequence ATGAGAATCCCAATCGCTTTTGTTTTGTCGAGCCTGCTCTTGATTTCAGGTTGTGCCAGGTTCTCGTATGTCGAGAAGAGGCTTGGATACAAGAATCTGAAGCGGCCATACGTGAGAGTCAGGATCATCGAAACATCCCGCCTGGAAATAAGATGCACCGGACCATATGAGCTTTACTGCACATTTCCGGAAGGTAAGACGACCGACTATTTCTCAAACTCCGGAATTGTCATATCGAGTCATGGAACACACATGTCCGTGAAAGAGAGAACGGGTCTGCCTCTCGAGAGTCGATTGAAGAGAGTCGTTGCCCTTCCTGCCGACAGAAAGAATCATCTTCTTTTGAACGGGAAGGCGTTCCGTGGAATCGCAGATGTCATAATCGAGAATGACAGTCTGGCTGTAATAAATGCAATCTACATGGAAGACTACCTGAAGGGAGTGCTGCCTCCTGAGATTGGAAGACATGGACGAGATGAACTGGAGGCAATCAAGGCTCAGGCAGTTGCCTCAAGGACATACGCTCTTTCCCGTTTCAGGCGAGATTTGTCAAGGCCGTATGACGTGGTCAATGAGGTTGCCGATCAGGTTTATACCGGAATGGATATTGAGGATCGTTGGATCAACACTGCTATCGAGAGGACGAAGGGAGAAGTCCTGCTATCTGGCGATGACCTCATCACAGCTTACTACCATTCGACTTGTGGCGGTGCAACAGACAACATAGAGGATGTTTGGGAAAAGCAAGCGCAACCTTATCTCAAGGCTCGACAGGACAATCTCTACTGCAGTTGGTCTAAATTCTACAGGTGGTCGGTCCAGTGGTCACTTGGCGAACTTGAGAAGTCAATTGCTGCGTATCTGAAGTCCAAAGGAAGACTCAAGAGTGGGGATATGAAGCTGACCAATCTCGAAGTGATAGACAGGCTCAAATCAGGCAGGATTCGAATCCTGAAGGTCACGACAGCTTCGGAGGACTTCCTTCTATTCAAGGATCAGATCAGATGGGCGCTGCTTCGACCCGGCACCACCGGCGCGATCCTTCCGTCGACGAACTTCGAGCTTGCATTCGAGCGGGGCAATGATGGACTCATTACGGCTGTGACCGCTGACGGATACGGCAATGGCCATGGAGTCGGCATGTGCCAGTGTGGTGCACTTGGGCGGTCCAGGGAGGGTCTGGGATATCGCGAGATTCTATTGCACTATTATTCTGGTGTAGCCGTTACTGCAGTCTACTGA
- a CDS encoding sensor domain-containing diguanylate cyclase, whose translation MGRKSVRSIFPRIESLYITSRMLMTVAITAWMVFESVSGSERIAVIILIAALLSQTIHFYVYAVRLGKSYERLFIASLIFDIVFISFLTHFTGGIHSNFYLLYYMTVAFGAYFMGPQPGMIISFVVTTVYSLMISQRSDEIPIVDLLVRCAFAWSLAYIVGVVSKHMKLSESKLLKLLDTLNVRTTELERMQVQIENIYDTSLTLGEILNPRQLLDEINRMADTLWGYALFEQILVNPETGVLELCARIKYGNREILDPPVPVRTDGVVGRVANTGISERIVDVRTCSYYIESLEDARSEMAVPMISRGRVVGVLNVESKDVGRLTGRDQELVSILASSAAMAVDNARLHSQISELAVIDELTGVYNYRYFAERLGEERRRSERYELPLSLIMVDIDWFKKTNDTYGHEVGNAILKELVGVIKECIRDTDRLCRYGGEEFIVILPQTSSPDALIIGQRIRERVDIHEFGGYAGTPKLHVTVSVGITSYPDNGLETAELISAVDSALYHAKGSGKNQVCSV comes from the coding sequence ATGGGAAGAAAGTCTGTTAGGTCTATTTTCCCTCGGATCGAATCGCTTTATATTACTTCCCGCATGCTGATGACCGTAGCCATCACAGCGTGGATGGTATTCGAATCGGTTTCCGGATCCGAGAGGATAGCTGTAATCATTCTGATTGCGGCATTGCTTTCACAAACGATACACTTCTACGTGTACGCTGTCCGGCTGGGCAAATCGTACGAGCGCCTATTTATAGCTTCCCTCATATTCGACATAGTCTTTATCTCATTTCTGACTCACTTCACTGGAGGGATTCACAGCAATTTCTATCTGCTCTACTACATGACCGTAGCTTTCGGCGCGTATTTCATGGGTCCGCAGCCTGGAATGATAATTTCGTTCGTGGTCACGACTGTATATTCGTTGATGATTTCCCAGAGATCGGATGAGATACCGATTGTCGATCTGCTGGTACGGTGCGCGTTTGCATGGTCGTTAGCGTATATCGTTGGAGTCGTGTCGAAGCATATGAAGCTGTCCGAATCTAAGCTTCTCAAGCTGCTCGATACTCTTAATGTCCGTACGACCGAGCTCGAGCGCATGCAGGTGCAGATTGAGAATATTTACGATACTTCACTAACGCTTGGAGAAATCCTGAATCCGAGACAGCTTCTCGATGAAATAAACAGAATGGCTGACACTCTTTGGGGTTACGCCCTCTTCGAGCAGATTCTGGTAAACCCGGAAACCGGGGTGCTGGAACTTTGCGCGCGGATCAAGTATGGTAATCGGGAGATTCTCGATCCTCCGGTGCCGGTAAGGACTGACGGTGTCGTCGGCCGGGTGGCGAACACCGGCATTAGTGAAAGGATTGTTGATGTAAGAACCTGTTCATACTATATTGAATCCCTGGAAGATGCCAGGTCCGAGATGGCGGTGCCAATGATCTCACGTGGACGGGTGGTAGGTGTGCTGAATGTTGAATCCAAAGATGTCGGCAGGTTGACGGGGCGTGATCAGGAATTGGTCTCGATCCTTGCTAGCTCGGCCGCAATGGCGGTGGACAACGCTCGTCTCCACTCTCAGATATCCGAGCTCGCTGTCATTGACGAACTTACCGGAGTATACAACTACCGGTACTTTGCAGAGCGCCTTGGTGAAGAAAGAAGACGATCCGAGAGATATGAACTCCCGCTGTCTCTCATCATGGTGGACATTGACTGGTTCAAGAAGACAAATGACACGTATGGTCACGAGGTTGGCAATGCCATTCTCAAAGAACTTGTCGGCGTGATCAAGGAGTGCATCCGCGATACCGATCGACTCTGTCGCTACGGGGGAGAGGAGTTCATCGTTATTCTGCCACAGACATCCTCGCCAGATGCACTGATAATCGGCCAGCGCATACGTGAGCGAGTGGACATTCACGAGTTTGGAGGCTATGCAGGCACTCCCAAGCTTCACGTCACAGTGTCAGTCGGAATAACCAGCTATCCCGACAACGGCCTCGAAACCGCCGAGCTTATCTCCGCCGTTGACTCCGCTTTGTATCACGCCAAAGGCTCCGGGAAAAACCAGGTCTGCTCGGTCTAA
- a CDS encoding anhydro-N-acetylmuramic acid kinase translates to MKFSIGKKLNERFTLGMMSGTSLDGVDLSLVKFGRNYAIKECHNSYLKFPRGLRNALYQIAESDEVSKHNLMQADRRLGEFYRDSAQDFTKSFGRRGVPVDLVGCHGQTVHHFGSGPEIGTTLQIGFPDAIAHGLGIPVVSDFRSADMAAGGRGAPLTPIAHFYFFDRPRCRQMIVNIGGISNATYLPGNCNMDDIQATDCGPGNMLIDQLCERLFGKAFDRNGNIARSGTVDRRLLKHLTNMSFLRRRLPTALGREQFGKEVVESIVSQAERLGIQKESIITTTSHFTVYCIARVARKYGILDRVLICGGGSHNIFLRSQLTELLNGAEVEDTSVEEIDPDFVESVSFALLANLAIDGIPANVPQVTGARKSVILGKITPA, encoded by the coding sequence ATGAAGTTCTCCATTGGAAAGAAGCTGAATGAGAGATTCACTCTCGGGATGATGTCCGGGACATCGCTCGACGGTGTCGATCTATCTCTTGTGAAATTTGGACGGAATTATGCCATCAAAGAGTGTCATAACTCATACCTCAAGTTTCCACGCGGACTCAGGAACGCGCTGTATCAGATTGCAGAGTCAGATGAGGTCTCCAAGCACAACTTGATGCAGGCAGACAGAAGGTTGGGCGAGTTCTATCGTGACTCTGCTCAGGATTTCACTAAGTCTTTCGGCAGACGCGGGGTGCCGGTCGATCTTGTTGGCTGTCACGGCCAGACGGTGCATCACTTCGGTAGCGGTCCGGAGATCGGTACTACCCTGCAGATCGGTTTTCCTGACGCTATTGCGCATGGGCTTGGAATACCGGTTGTCTCTGATTTCAGGTCTGCAGATATGGCAGCTGGCGGCCGAGGAGCTCCGTTGACGCCGATAGCCCATTTCTACTTCTTTGACAGGCCGCGATGCAGGCAGATGATTGTCAATATCGGAGGCATCTCTAATGCGACATACCTGCCGGGGAATTGCAACATGGATGACATTCAGGCTACCGACTGCGGCCCAGGGAATATGCTGATCGACCAGTTGTGCGAACGGCTTTTCGGAAAGGCATTTGATAGAAACGGGAACATCGCTCGAAGCGGGACAGTAGACAGGCGACTGCTGAAGCACTTGACGAATATGAGTTTTCTTCGCAGACGGTTGCCTACTGCTCTCGGAAGGGAGCAGTTCGGCAAAGAAGTTGTTGAATCGATAGTCAGTCAGGCAGAACGGTTGGGTATCCAAAAGGAATCCATAATCACGACGACATCCCATTTCACAGTCTATTGTATTGCGAGAGTGGCACGCAAATATGGCATATTGGATCGAGTTTTAATTTGCGGCGGAGGAAGCCACAATATATTCTTACGCAGTCAATTGACAGAGCTATTGAATGGAGCCGAAGTGGAAGACACGTCAGTAGAAGAGATCGATCCTGACTTCGTTGAGTCTGTTTCGTTCGCGTTGCTCGCAAATCTGGCAATTGATGGCATCCCTGCAAACGTCCCGCAGGTGACTGGGGCGAGGAAGAGCGTCATTCTCGGAAAGATTACCCCCGCATGA
- a CDS encoding OmpA family protein: MCRIVRNTVISACLLLLFLLSAELSAQHVPGRWSAQLSGGIRQPTLNQKHQPWAVSPSFDGRLCYRLTKSVSVGGLLSYSKIYNDSVSTSTFKIGREQANEYWKSVNLGLVIVVHIDNSSQTYPGLKFGIGISSWEANRVENDKPVIVSRPDGSETDYKASELFLMTGIGGETPIHPRWGITYDIDLYVMPGFGADFDSRTNDYRSHGYANLRVGLAFHFGKCEKTLWERWREDEKEESQQNEPSPSAEYDADRDSTEDGTQIEDYLDSDNDGVKDGVDLCPNTPAEAAGFVDEAGCLIDTDADDVADYLDSCLNTPIGMSVDSVGCSIDEDSDGVTDSLDECPGTPLRYPVDKIGCIDRASLFKKKVLHVKYQPGGSDVDTRTSIYLDTLVQMLNHFDDVKIKIIGYTDNIGNENANLKLSKKRADKVFIYLAASGVDQHRMVAIGKGETDFIATNANKYGRELNRRIEIEFEY; encoded by the coding sequence ATGTGTCGAATTGTCAGAAATACGGTGATATCTGCCTGCCTTCTGCTTCTGTTTCTGCTGTCCGCTGAACTGTCTGCACAGCACGTTCCCGGACGGTGGTCCGCGCAGTTGAGTGGAGGAATCAGGCAACCGACCCTCAATCAGAAGCACCAGCCATGGGCTGTCTCGCCATCGTTCGACGGCAGGCTTTGCTACAGGCTGACCAAATCAGTCTCAGTCGGTGGATTGCTTTCATACTCCAAGATCTACAACGATTCGGTGTCCACCTCTACATTCAAGATTGGCCGCGAACAGGCCAATGAATACTGGAAGAGCGTGAATCTTGGTCTTGTGATTGTCGTTCACATCGACAATTCGAGTCAAACATATCCCGGGCTGAAATTCGGGATAGGGATTTCATCCTGGGAAGCAAATCGTGTCGAGAACGACAAGCCGGTTATCGTCAGCAGACCCGATGGCAGTGAAACGGACTATAAGGCGTCAGAGCTTTTCCTTATGACCGGCATCGGCGGAGAAACGCCCATACATCCGCGATGGGGTATCACGTACGACATTGATTTGTACGTCATGCCCGGATTCGGCGCCGACTTCGACAGTCGAACTAATGATTACAGATCTCACGGATACGCGAATCTGAGAGTGGGGCTTGCATTCCATTTCGGCAAGTGCGAAAAGACATTGTGGGAACGCTGGAGAGAGGATGAAAAGGAAGAATCGCAGCAGAACGAGCCATCACCGTCGGCCGAGTATGACGCTGACAGGGATTCGACGGAAGATGGAACGCAGATCGAGGATTATCTCGACTCCGACAATGACGGTGTGAAAGATGGAGTCGATCTTTGCCCGAATACTCCGGCGGAAGCCGCCGGATTCGTCGATGAGGCCGGCTGCCTGATCGATACTGACGCAGATGATGTTGCCGACTACCTTGATAGCTGTCTGAACACGCCAATAGGAATGAGTGTCGATTCTGTCGGATGTTCGATCGACGAAGATTCGGATGGTGTCACGGATAGTCTGGATGAATGCCCCGGAACACCTCTCAGATATCCCGTTGACAAGATTGGTTGCATCGACAGAGCGTCTCTGTTCAAGAAGAAAGTCCTGCATGTCAAATATCAACCTGGCGGGTCGGATGTAGACACACGGACGAGCATATATCTTGATACGCTCGTTCAGATGCTGAACCATTTCGACGATGTTAAGATCAAGATTATCGGCTATACTGATAATATCGGAAACGAGAATGCGAATCTGAAGCTCTCTAAGAAACGAGCGGACAAAGTCTTCATATACCTTGCGGCCAGTGGTGTCGATCAGCACAGGATGGTGGCTATTGGGAAGGGTGAGACAGACTTCATTGCGACAAATGCAAACAAATATGGACGGGAGCTCAATCGTCGTATCGAGATCGAGTTTGAGTATTGA
- a CDS encoding insulinase family protein produces TPQQIVSQQASLEFYGFPPDELTKRIEEIKAVTVEDVKSAAAKYLHPDDLIVIVVGNEDLFDKPLSTFGLVTNVKIE; encoded by the coding sequence GACACCTCAGCAGATCGTATCGCAGCAGGCATCGCTGGAGTTCTACGGCTTTCCGCCGGATGAATTGACAAAGAGAATCGAGGAGATCAAGGCTGTGACAGTCGAGGACGTGAAATCGGCTGCTGCCAAATATCTCCATCCTGATGACTTAATTGTGATCGTGGTCGGAAACGAAGATCTGTTCGACAAGCCGTTGTCAACGTTCGGCCTGGTGACAAATGTGAAGATCGAGTGA